The following is a genomic window from Carassius gibelio isolate Cgi1373 ecotype wild population from Czech Republic chromosome B7, carGib1.2-hapl.c, whole genome shotgun sequence.
TAGCATCAAATTGGTCGTGTGAGtccaaataaattaatgttaaccCAATAAAAGAATATTTCATATTCTCATATTATTGGAACATAATGTACAACATAATGTAAGTTAATATTCAAATTACTGgctaaaaaaagaggtgtgtcaGTCGAAAAAATCATCAGCTAACGTTGTTTAGAAGTGACTGCACATCAGTTCATTAACTTTACTGTAGCTAGATTGGCAAAGCATGGCGTTAAAGCATGCTTGTCAGACTTTATATCCTAATAGTTCGGTGACGAGTCAGGTCCAGGAAGGATTTAACAAACCACTGCTGGCAGACAGAAAAGAGCTGCACACAAGGAGAGAAATACTGTATGATTGTTTAGATTACGCTGAATATGcatgtgattataattttttatgatatATTCTCTAGGGCAGCGCATTTTAGGGGGGCTATAGCAaggacaaggtgtgtgtttatcgatagattgttataatatctgcatctgtgcagttctttgtcataattaagaaataaacaataaattaatgacaaaaaaacaattaaataaaggcAACAATTTACATGCTCTCACTGTTTTATGAACATTAGATCAATTAAAAAGTTAAGAAAAAGGTAATCAAGACTATggcaataacattttattaatatattacctaagaagtaaaataattattcttaaagaTTTATTACATATAATGACTGAATACAGTATGCAATAAGTGACAAGTAAAGATTAAATGTTTGATTATACATAGTGGATGAATTGAAAGAACttgaaaataacaaatatattgttATGGAAAAATATCAACAATACATCATAATGGAAACttggaagaaaagaaagaaagagaaagaaagaaaggcaaataaatatgattgttttccaatgttttgtgTTCAGGGTGTGCCTGTCATTTAAGGGATGTGCTCATGGAAAAGGTTGGTCAGGAGTGTAGTTGAAACTGGCATCCAGAAACATGGCCAGTGTGCCCAGGGTAGTAATGATGACAAAGAGCCAAAGGAAGAGCCGATCCAAAACCACAGCAATGTACTGCCAGTCATCTGTCATCTACACAGGATCACATCAAACACAGAAACAATGGGATGTGTGGATCTCACGGACGAAGGAGGATGTTTATTGTCAATTAATGAATAATCATGAGGATCAGGGACAGACCGAGAGGAAGAGCCTTAGATAAAGGTTTCTTTGTGTATCTGTGAGTTTGTGTGGAAAAACAGAGCTGGAGAGTGAATGAGCATGTGTGTTCATAGACTTACAGTATCGTCCACATCCTGTTTCTTCAATTGCTCAGCCATGTACGTGATGGCGGCGATTGCAGATTTGAGATTCGGAGGCAGAATCAGACAATAGTTGTCACTGTTTGAAAACCTCTGCAGCTTCACAGTGCTCTCGTTATGACTGAAAagcacaaatacacaaaaatgaaagAATGATTAACCCTAAACAAAGGTTCATAAGTAtactaacaaaaaaaattgttatgcTGCAGTGTTTCCATGTCCACTCACTGTAAGTGgattattaacattatataaaattCTAACAATtatcattaaaggaatagttcaccttaaAATTCACCCTaaaaatgttctcaccctcaggccatctccTGCTAACCAGTGggttctctgcagtgaatgggtgccgccaaaatgagagttcaaacagctgtcgaaatcacaataatccacaagtattccacactactccagtccaccaattaacatcttgtgaagtaaaCAACTGTGTaaaaacaaatccaccattaatGCATTTGAACTTTAAACTTCTGTCATTTAGTCCATAATCCATACTGATTTGAAAAAGTCTATGCCCTGTTTCCCTTCTCCATCaaaatccacagaaatattagTTTACAACTGTTTTTTTGCATGTAAACGAAGCATGATCTGTGCGTATTTCTCTCCttattcagacaagacaactttttcaccTGAGAAAGTAAGATGATGGATAAGGACCCATATTTCAGAGTTCaattgatggactgaagttgTGTCAgttacttatggattattgtgatgtttttgccAGCTGTTTGGAccttgacggcacccattcactgcagaggatccataggtgagcaagtgatataatggctcacttctctaaatctgttctgataaacaaacccatctaaatcttggatgacctgaggggtgagtacattttcatcatattttcacttttcctTTAAAAATTGCTTATAAATATGAGCAGCAATTTTGGCCCTTTTAAATTAATTAGGATATGGTGTTATATTGCTCAGATTTCAATTTAGTCAGaaagaaaagatgaaaaaaaaaaacgaaggaaTATTGGAGACTAGTTGGTACTTGGACTAAAAGTTTGATACTGTATCGTACTGCATATTGATCCTGTCCTTGTCAGTCTTCCTCTTTTATTCTGAAAAATAAGACCTGTCCCATGACCCAAATGGTCTGCAAGTGACAGCCGCACACTTTGAAATGTCAGGGCAACATTTAGACAACACGCacttatttataatgatttactGCACCTGttgcatgtttacatttttagaacAGCACGAGTTATTCATGCATAGCTCACCATCATAATACTCGGAGAAAATCATCTGTTTCATCTACTACAAGTAAGAGCATACTTCTCTGCAACAAGCCAGAGAATTTAACAGTACAAACCATGCAGGATGAGTTGTgtatcaaatgtaacattttatggtAATAAATAACCAAGTATGAGCAATAGCAATAAGAAAGAAGCACAAATAATAccaacccgattccaaaaaagttgggacactgtacaaattgtgagtaaaaaaaggaatggaataatttacatatctcataaacttaaattttattgacaatagaatatagataacatatgaaatgttgaaagtgagacattttgaaatgtcattttggatttcatgagagctaaacattccaaaaaagttgggacaggtagcaataagaggccggaaaagttaaatgtacatataatgaACAGCTGGAGGGTCAATTTGCAACTCATTAGGTCtactggcaacatgattgggtataaaaagagcctctcagagtggcagtgtctcccagaagtcaagatgggcagaggatcaccaattcccccaatgctgcagtgaaaaatactggagcaatatcagaaaggagtttctcagagaaaaattgcaaagagtttgaagttatcatcatctacagtgcataatatcatccaatgattcagagaatctggaacaatctctgtgtgtaagggtcaaggccggaaaatcATACCGGATTCCCCTGATCTtcggcccttagacagcactgcatcacatacaggaatgctactgtgatggaaatcacaacatgggctcagaaatacttccagaaaacattattggtgaacacaatccaccgtgccattcgctgttgctggctaaaactatataagtcaaaaaagaagccatatctaaacataatccagaagcgcaggcgttttctctggaccaaggctcatttaaaatggactgtgacaaagtggaaaactgttccgtggtcagacaaatcaaaattttaagttctttttggaaaactgggacgccacgtcatccggactaaagaggacaaggacgaCCCAAGtagttatcagcgctcagttcagaagcctgcatctctgatggtatggggttgtatgagtgtgtgtggcatgggcagcttacacatctggaaagagaccatcaatgctgaaaggtatatccaagttctaaaacaacatatgctcccatccagacatcgtctctttcagggaagaccttgcattttccaacatgacaatcccAGAAAACATACAGCATCAATTACTACATCAcggctgcatagaagaaggatccgggtactgaaatggccagactgcagatctttcacccatagaaaacatttggtgcatcgtaaagaggaagatgtgacaaagaagacctaagacagttgagcaactagaagcctgtattagacaagaatgggacaacattcctgttcctaaacttaagcaacttgtctcctcagtccccagacgtttgcagactgttataaaaagaagaagggatgtcacacagtggtaaacatggacttgtgccaacttttttgagatgtattgatgccatgaaatgtaaaatcaactcatttttcccttaaaattatacattttctcagtttaaacatttgatgtcatctatgttgtatgctgaataaaatattgaaatctgaaacttccacatcattgcattctgtttttattcacaattttgtacagtgtcccaactttcttggaatcgggtttgtatatagCATTGTGGAGTAGTATTGCATGCTGTGCTGTACAGTAGCGTGAGTTCACTGTAGAGGTCAACATTGTGTTGCTCTGTGCTATAGTGGGAATGAGTCTGTCATACAGTGTAGAATGAATGAGAGCAGTGCTGTGTCTGGGACTGACCTCTCCTCTCTCACATTCCCATTCTTTCAAGGGTGAGTTTTTTCCAACATGGCTTATACAGAGAGCACCACACGTCCGGCACATGATATGCACGGTCAATGAGATGCATACCGGTATAGACTGGAACTCCAACAACTCATACAAACGTTTGtttccacatactgtatgtgtgatgTATGCATACACTTTCCTATGCACATGTTGCATACACACACGTAATATAAAAAATCCATCCTCAAATGATTATCTGCACAGACACAGCTCATGCACACGGACGTCTGCACAACATAAACAATGAACATAAATACAACACAGATACAAATACTCTTTCACCTGTCTTTTTAGCCAGTTAAATAAACATATCGGTGGATGCAGGACATCATTTTACTAAGCATTGTAGTCCGTATCATATCtttattttcattgcattttctGTGGAATCAATGTTCAAACATTCTATAATGGCTAGAAATGGATCATTATATCTAAGAGTGTTTTCATGTGCAAAAGTCGTAATGTTATCAGCATGCTATTTACACCACAACCACCacgtactgtatatatacacatttgaataatataaataatacaaaaatatcacTTAAGGACTCAGGATGAAAAAGGGCAATGTCAAATGtccaaaaatgttacatttatactAAAATTTTAATTCATACCAATTGTTTCCAAACTCCTGTTTCCAAGCAAGACCTGAGTTCATTACAAAGTCACACCAGTCAAACTCTGACACCAATCTGCTGTCAAACCACCATTAGATTTAACAAGAAATTTAGTTTTTGGGTTGTTCCAAAGTTTGGATAGCAAGTACCACCTGCTAATAAAAATGGATCACATTGCTGAAATCACTTCTCTTATCCTGTAGCCCTCAAGACCGGCGCAATGTCTTGAAGGACTTGTGAGCTTAACACTTCAATAAAGCTCCATAGCTGAATGCAGCCACCTGTTAGACTGACTAAAGAGTGGCACACTCTGCGGCACCAGATTACAGGAGCAAGACCGACAGGTCACAGGTCACGAGCCATTCTCAAACAGATGAAGAGGAGGAAAATAGGCACATTACTACTGTTACAGACAGATCAAGACGTGTCTCTGCTACACACACTGTACACTAAAAGCAGAGTCATGTGCACGTTTTCAGAAAAAaacccatccatctgtccatccaaaTGTCTATTCATCCATTTATGTGCATCCTCCACCTTTGGCCCTCCCCTGCTGCTCTTGTGTGCATTACACTCTAATGCCTCAGCTCAACAAGGGCTTAGATTCTGGCGACTTTGGAGGGGTGACTGGGCTTAACTGGGCTGAGATCAAATGCCCTTGGATTGAGAGGAGGAACAGCCAGCACAGAGACTTTCATCATCCGCCCACCCTGATCCGCGTTTATGAGAGTTGTTTAAAAGCAAGCGATATTGCCAACACCAGCCGATTACGGTACAAGCACATTAAAGTACTGCATATTGATTTGGCAtctatgtgtgtttttgtctgaGTGGGTGTTTGTTAACTGTGTCTAACAAGAGTTGTGCTTAGCATTTGCAGTCAAAAAGATTTGACGAGACCAGTAAGCAAAAAGacaaataggtaaaaaaaaattacccacaACCAAATCAGATGTTATTCTAACTGTAAAGAATAATGGAGCtcatctatacaggtggagctggggaaggtggagggtttcagaggaaaTCTGAAATGCTCTAGTGGATGCTAACCAGCCATTTAAACACAAAGCAGGAAGCTCATTGGCTGTGTATGCAACACGAGCCAATCAGATTGTGCCACGTCGTGTAACGCTGTGAATATCACCAGTTTGCATTAACAACCCATCAGCCTGCGCCGTTTCATGACAGTTTTGAAGTTTATACGCTATTACCTCATATACATGCAATTTACATCACATTTAATCTTCAAACATTTTAGAAGACACACAAGTTGTTATAAACGTTGATATAGGGTTATTTTGTGACTGACTGCTTTATTGCACACAATACCTACCTTCCTCTCCAAGGCAATACCAGCTCTGGGTTGATCTTTCGGATAAAATATTCACCTCCAGGTTTAAGACCTTTGTCTAGACAACCCAACGGGATGCTTTCTTTTGGCTCGTCCTCCACTGGTTTCTCAATTTGGGGCCTCAGCACACCCAAGTAACGGGGCAGTAAGTTGATGAAAACCTGAAGATTGTAAGATGACAGAAAATGCGTTCAGGTTTAAGTACATTTTCTGAATAACATGAATAAACTGCTTTTATATTAAGATTTCTTTCCGAATGTGAATCTTCCTAAGGGTCACCTTTCGCACCCATGAGGGCATGTGGTGTGTGCTGGGAGTCCTGTGGTGGAGGTTCAGGACCACCACACTAAGGATGACTGAGAACGTCACCAGGATCATGGTGAACATTACATATTTAACGATGATAGGAATGCCAAGTGATGTTTCTGGGACTTTGTCAGCCAACAACAGCATGAAAACAGTGAGAGCGATAAGGACCGAGATGGACAGAGTCATCTTCTCACCTGAGGGAGAGATCAGAAAACATGTCTTACATCCAAACAAATTCTGTTCcagtgataaaaaaaagtaaaattgctCAAGTTAAACAAGGTCATCCATAGTTTGCatacagccaaaaaaaaacatccttctgtagcactgctgttcaaaagtttgggttcagcaCGATTTtttaactttccattcatcaaagaatacagaaaaaatatatcatgcttccacaaaaatatcaagcggcacaactgttttgataacaataagaaatgcttcttgtgcagtaaatcagcatattagtatgatttctgaaggatcatgtgagattgaagactggagtaatgatgctgaaaacttagctttggcatcacagaaataaattacatctaaaaatatataaacatagaacacagttattttaatatttcacaatattactgtttttctgcaTATTTGGTCAagtgaatgcagccttggtaggCATTAGAAACTCGACCTCAAACttctgaacggtagtgtatatttaATTAGTCAGGATGTTTCATAAAACTTCCAAGTTGAACATAAACTGCACGATTTACATGCAACATATTGATTTCCTAATTAAAGTTGTCCACCTGCACCAGGTGGCAGATAGAAGACAAATATGGCCAGCACACTGGTGAGGATGCAGGGCACGATGATGTTAATGATGTAGAACAGAGGCTTCCTCTCAATGATCAGGTAGAAGGTGATGTCCTCATACAAGTCATCGTGGATGTTCTTTCTGCTGGGCTTGTGACAAATCTGCCACTCACCGTTCTCTTAGGGAAGAGAGAGGActgatgagagaaagagagacagaaggaaGAAGAGAGTGTGCCGTGTGCTAAGCTCCTACATTGCTTGGCAGCCATAAACAGACTACCAACTATATTACTAGATTACTAAATTCAAATAATCTCTACTGTAATAAAGGAAGCTGTCACTCTTAGGATGAAGTACACTAACCAGTGAATGCATTCTCATCAATCACTATCTCGTGGAGCTCGTTGCCATCTTCATCGAGACCGTACTGAAGGTCCACTTCTGAGGAATCGTACGTGTAGGAACGAAACACCATTGTGCAGTTCTGCCAGTCAAATGGAAAGTACGCCACCTATAGGGATGGAGGACACCGATTTGaacataatacaatacaatacaataataacacAACTTTCAAATCAGTAATATGTCAAAAGTGATTTCTGGTTCAACACAGGTTTCTGTGATTCTGACAAAGGTacgaacatttacatttatgcatttagcagacgcgtttatccaaagcgacttacagtgcattcaggcaaacatttttttacctaacgtgctccatgggaattgaacccacaaccttgcgctgctaatgcaatgctctaccaattgagctacaggaacaataaCAAGTTCAGATGTACCTCTATGGAACAGGAGCTGCGGTAGATGGCTGGTGGATACCAGGAGACGGTCCCATCGCTTCTCACTAGCACGTTTACATAGAGGGCAACGTCAAACTGACCATCATTACTAAGAATCAGAAAGAGAACATCTTAGTCAAATCCTAAATTCAGtgtcatttgcaggctttattttgtatttttacagtgtgATACTGTGGCAGGTGGCCTGTTGCAGTGCATGCACTTCTGAAAACAACATCTCTCAAATGCTTGTCGGTGTGGCATCTCACTTGTTGATTAGGTAGATGTCTGGACGCCACACTTTTAAGGGAGGAATTCGCACAACATCAATATTTTCATAGTCCAAGGGATTCCAAGATAACCTGTAATCTGTCCATTCCTTGagatgagagagacagaaagagagagagtggagCGGGGAATGGAATTTCCATCAGATtctacttctttctttctttattttttttttatacactgatatttttctgtttattaagCCATTTTGGACTTTAGGCTGGTCGTCATAATTTAAATAATCGTAAAAAAACTTGACACTAAACCCAGTCACTTACGGAGATTATAAGCGATGTCCTTTAAAAATTACACATATACACTGATGCtgcattgtgtattttttttaaaaaacagtaatattgttacattcgtacaatttaaatgaactgtttaaaaggTGCTTTTATTCCCGTCACGGcgaagctgaactttcagcaatTACAACAGACtccagtgccacatgatccttcagaaattattctattatgctgatttagtgatcaagaaacatttctttaaaacattattaaaccaTTTATCCGATATTCTTAAGGAGACATTCTGACAAATCTATTCAGATCAGATGTATCCCCAAACCTTATCCCCAATTCCCTTAGTTAAGCAATTCAGTACTTGCAATTCAGTACAGTACTCAGTAATGGCTGGAAACTAAAGAAAGCACTTAAGCCAAAAATGACTGGCAGTTATAAAAAGTGACAGTCAATTTAAGTGTAAAATAAACAGTAGGAAGGATGAGATAAATGATCAGCCTCTCACCATATTCATGAACACGTTTGTTGTCATCTCTTCATTCTTCTCGTTCTGTGAGAGAAGAGAGATCGTGACATTAGCGTGACATCAGTCCCTCCGTATGAAAGCTAATGCTCTATGCATGGCTCGATGCCTCATGGCTGGAAAGTGCTTGCTGATAGGCGACTAAGTGCTAATGTTTCTCTAATGTTAGGGAAATGTTGCTGAAGCGTTGgctgcatggcccagtgggtacGAGAAAGGAATCTGGGCAATTGATCTCCAACAGTCTGCTGGGAATGTCTCCGAACACAAGTGAGTGATCATAAAGAGAGAAATGCTTTGGAAATAAACAATGAATAAAGAGAGGATCAGTCAGTAATTCAGCATAGGAAAATGTGCGTGGACGTGTTTATGCATGAGTGTTATGTGTATCATACCAAGCTGATGAGCTGCACTAAAGTCATTCCCACTCGGACCATCACTCGCTCATTCCAGCTACGCGCTGGACGCACCTTCAGGTTGTAATCCTGAAACAAATCCTCCAGTAGCATGCGTTCAGCCTCGGATGCcactgaaaacacacatgcagaCGCACAAATACTCATTATCACCTTGTTTCTTAATCAAAATAAGTCCAGCACAGActtgtctatctctctctccctgcGTTTCTTTGGACTTGTAGTCATAAAAAGGTTTTTTGTCTCCTTATTACAAGATTAAATATGCTGTagcattataaacattatatggACTGTGTGTCAGAGAGATGCAGTCCGTCACATGCAGTTTATGAAAGCACATAAATGACACTCTGGTCACATATAAACCTGTAACTATCTGTTCAGATAAACTTGACCATATACTGATTCTGAATTTCAAACTAATTAATaatgtacttattattttaatattaatatttaatatcgtaatgtatatatatatatatatatatatatatatatatatatatatatatacacacatacacacacacaattaaataattattcatgatgaatatatataaacactgttAATTTTGCAGTAAGTACACAAAatttattaacataaaatgttatataataatgcataaactcttagaaacaaaaaatatacatgcatacacacatatatacatacatttgggttaacatttaaaaaaattaatgtatatttatttagcaagaatgcatttaattgataaaaagcGACAGTAAGGAATTTAACTtgtccttttgaact
Proteins encoded in this region:
- the LOC127961338 gene encoding acetylcholine receptor subunit beta-like, which produces MKALIGLLWCCWLLTLTVASEAERMLLEDLFQDYNLKVRPARSWNERVMVRVGMTLVQLISLNEKNEEMTTNVFMNMEWTDYRLSWNPLDYENIDVVRIPPLKVWRPDIYLINNNDGQFDVALYVNVLVRSDGTVSWYPPAIYRSSCSIEVAYFPFDWQNCTMVFRSYTYDSSEVDLQYGLDEDGNELHEIVIDENAFTENGEWQICHKPSRKNIHDDLYEDITFYLIIERKPLFYIINIIVPCILTSVLAIFVFYLPPGAGEKMTLSISVLIALTVFMLLLADKVPETSLGIPIIVKYVMFTMILVTFSVILSVVVLNLHHRTPSTHHMPSWVRKVFINLLPRYLGVLRPQIEKPVEDEPKESIPLGCLDKGLKPGGEYFIRKINPELVLPWRGSHNESTVKLQRFSNSDNYCLILPPNLKSAIAAITYMAEQLKKQDVDDTMTDDWQYIAVVLDRLFLWLFVIITTLGTLAMFLDASFNYTPDQPFP